A single window of Puniceicoccaceae bacterium DNA harbors:
- a CDS encoding alginate lyase family protein, translated as MACFTPASLLHGNPKPDADELLSASQLLERYPIRAGALLDAIDFSSEGLQDAQVALRENDPETALAILLSYMRQNPLPSALIPELPPARPDILKLAHEAVEGIFTIQSRTYQQPLHPDGRLNWEDRGPNQDKEWAWMLNRHPHFNFLLTAFLETGEARFLETISTHLSEWIPDHPPPNRVSFSTSWRALEAARRILDSWLPVYAQVRMESALSDEALFLMLSAIPEHAKYLRNHYSFWGGNHKVTEKLAIATCALAWPQFREAPQWLQHAVDVIEEELYKQTYPDGTYKELANHYQKVVAENYLRILQMLESRGKDKVDSAFRQRVEALWNNLAVVMRPSGMGPLNSDSSLENNRELVQVANAYFGRSDWKFILTHGTSGVAPKEPASRFFPWAGHAIMRSGWGPDDHWAFFDIGPHGSAHQHWDRLHLSISLGQHDLLVDTGRYIYKPGAMRDYFRYGAGHNVVRVDGRDSHRPPNTVSQPLPVLAQIEPEFDAFAASVDFELGPASSSRVHHRRIVVYLRHIAWLVIDEIVGYGAHHYDTRWNLHPDVQVEADKTGLQAVLADGQFARVELLTTRPGGQWKLTNGQVEPEVSGWYSRAYNERRASTSASFEYRTRQPHINVWWIAPLAEANGNPAPSAQFLGDARSLDSLQVEVKHGTKVVEVTWSGSAIQVQERVH; from the coding sequence ATGGCATGTTTCACCCCTGCAAGTCTGTTGCATGGAAATCCAAAACCGGATGCTGACGAACTGTTGAGCGCAAGCCAGTTGCTGGAACGCTACCCCATCCGTGCTGGAGCACTGCTCGATGCCATCGATTTTTCCAGTGAAGGCTTGCAGGACGCACAGGTGGCGTTGCGTGAGAACGATCCTGAAACGGCACTGGCGATCCTGCTGAGTTACATGCGTCAGAATCCACTGCCATCCGCACTGATCCCAGAACTACCTCCTGCACGACCCGATATTCTTAAGCTTGCCCACGAGGCAGTAGAAGGGATCTTCACGATTCAGAGCAGGACGTATCAGCAGCCACTGCATCCGGATGGACGCCTGAACTGGGAGGATCGTGGCCCCAACCAGGACAAGGAGTGGGCCTGGATGCTCAACCGCCACCCACATTTCAACTTTCTGCTCACAGCGTTTCTCGAAACCGGAGAAGCGCGTTTTCTGGAAACCATTAGCACCCACCTGAGCGAGTGGATCCCCGATCACCCACCTCCAAATCGAGTCAGTTTCTCCACTTCGTGGCGTGCGCTTGAGGCTGCCCGTCGCATCCTTGACTCATGGTTACCTGTCTATGCACAGGTCCGCATGGAATCAGCGCTCTCCGATGAAGCCCTGTTTCTCATGCTCTCGGCAATCCCAGAACACGCCAAATACCTGCGCAACCACTATTCCTTCTGGGGAGGCAATCACAAGGTGACCGAAAAATTGGCCATTGCAACCTGCGCACTGGCGTGGCCACAGTTTCGGGAAGCACCGCAGTGGCTACAGCACGCAGTGGATGTGATTGAAGAAGAGTTGTATAAACAGACCTATCCCGACGGAACCTACAAGGAACTTGCCAATCACTACCAGAAAGTTGTGGCAGAAAACTACCTGCGCATCCTGCAGATGCTGGAGAGTCGCGGCAAAGACAAAGTCGACTCCGCATTTCGGCAGCGCGTCGAAGCCCTTTGGAACAACCTTGCAGTGGTCATGCGACCGTCCGGCATGGGACCGCTGAACAGCGATTCCTCGCTTGAAAACAACCGCGAGCTGGTGCAAGTCGCAAACGCATATTTCGGACGCAGCGATTGGAAATTTATTCTCACCCATGGTACATCAGGTGTGGCACCGAAAGAACCCGCAAGCCGCTTTTTCCCCTGGGCGGGCCATGCCATCATGCGCAGTGGATGGGGACCTGATGACCACTGGGCCTTTTTTGACATTGGTCCGCATGGAAGTGCGCACCAGCATTGGGATCGCCTGCACCTGAGCATCTCTCTGGGGCAGCATGATCTGCTGGTCGACACCGGACGTTACATCTACAAGCCCGGTGCCATGCGGGATTACTTTCGCTACGGCGCGGGGCACAACGTCGTTCGTGTGGATGGACGCGACTCTCACCGCCCCCCAAACACGGTGTCGCAACCCTTGCCTGTGCTGGCCCAAATCGAGCCTGAGTTCGACGCATTTGCAGCTTCGGTTGATTTTGAACTGGGTCCAGCCTCAAGCTCACGGGTCCATCATCGCCGCATTGTGGTCTACCTTCGCCACATCGCCTGGTTGGTGATCGACGAGATCGTCGGTTATGGTGCACACCACTATGACACGCGATGGAACCTGCATCCCGATGTACAGGTGGAAGCCGATAAGACAGGGTTGCAGGCGGTGCTCGCAGATGGTCAGTTCGCCAGAGTGGAATTGCTCACCACTCGACCCGGAGGTCAATGGAAACTCACAAATGGGCAGGTTGAACCCGAAGTGAGTGGGTGGTACAGTCGAGCATACAACGAACGTCGGGCCAGCACTTCCGCAAGCTTTGAGTACCGCACCCGTCAACCTCATATCAACGTTTGGTGGATTGCACCACTCGCTGAAGCAAATGGCAACCCAGCTCCCTCTGCCCAGTTTCTTGGAGATGCACGATCACTGGACTCGCTACAGGTTGAGGTGAAGCATGGCACAAAAGTAGTTGAAGTCACCTGGAGTGGGAGTGCGATACAGGTTCAGGAGCGAGTACATTGA
- a CDS encoding LysR family transcriptional regulator produces the protein MELQRLKYFLEVARQKHFSRAAEVCRVSQPSLSQQIKKLESEVGGRLFQRSRGEVSLTLLGQQFLKHAQAILADVQSAEEFIHKVQDEHERTLRFGAIPTLAPYLIPHLFTAVRAQAPGVRFELYEAITEQLTEALMMGKIDFALLSPPTSMDEECDSMLLLQDELLLTLPEHHALTRAPSVSAEQIAEQAMILLEDSHCLAAQTGAYCKELGLSPSVALRSSQIDTLLGLVETGCGLAFTPALAAHAHQHRKVVFRAICDFPCHREIRLMWLKRHFLSRSQRLVVHALQDFDFSALVKTENLHC, from the coding sequence ATGGAGTTGCAGCGCTTAAAATATTTTCTGGAAGTTGCCCGGCAGAAACATTTTTCAAGAGCGGCCGAGGTCTGTCGGGTCTCCCAACCCTCGTTGAGCCAGCAGATCAAAAAACTTGAATCTGAGGTCGGAGGAAGGCTTTTTCAACGGTCGCGCGGCGAAGTTTCCCTCACCCTGCTGGGTCAGCAATTTCTCAAGCATGCCCAGGCCATCCTTGCGGATGTGCAATCGGCTGAGGAATTCATCCACAAGGTGCAGGATGAGCACGAGCGAACCCTGCGTTTTGGTGCGATTCCAACCTTGGCACCTTACCTGATCCCACACCTGTTCACTGCGGTTCGTGCACAAGCACCAGGTGTTCGTTTTGAGCTGTATGAAGCGATCACGGAACAACTGACCGAAGCATTGATGATGGGGAAAATTGACTTTGCATTGCTGAGTCCGCCTACGTCGATGGATGAGGAATGTGATTCCATGCTTCTCCTTCAGGATGAACTCTTGCTGACGTTGCCTGAGCATCATGCACTGACTCGTGCACCGTCGGTTTCTGCGGAACAGATAGCTGAGCAAGCCATGATCTTGCTCGAAGACTCCCACTGTTTGGCCGCTCAGACCGGAGCCTATTGCAAGGAGTTGGGGCTGTCGCCTTCTGTCGCCTTGCGCAGCTCTCAGATCGACACCTTGCTGGGACTTGTTGAAACAGGCTGTGGTTTGGCATTTACTCCGGCCCTGGCGGCTCATGCACATCAACATCGCAAGGTCGTCTTTCGTGCCATTTGCGATTTCCCGTGTCATCGGGAGATTCGGCTGATGTGGCTCAAGCGTCATTTCTTATCGCGTTCACAACGATTGGTGGTGCACGCCTTGCAGGACTTTGATTTTTCCGCACTCGTGAAAACTGAAAACCTGCACTGCTGA
- the katG gene encoding catalase/peroxidase HPI — translation MNDNDANQSGKCPFPHGDVATPATTGKCPVMHGGNTSAEQAMKNWWPNSLNLDILHQHDRKTNPMGEDFDYRDAVQSLDFEALRKDLTELMTHSQDWWPADWGHYGGLMIRMSWHAAGSYRTADGRGGGGTGNQRFAPLNSWPDNANLDKARRLLWPIKQKYGNKLSWADLMILAGTIAYESMGLKTFGFGFGREDIWHPEKDTYWGSEKEWLASSRERYGSEDRETLENPLAAVQMGLIYVNPEGVDGNPDPLRTAKDIRVTFARMAMNDEETVALTAGGHTVGKCHGNGDASLLGPEPEAADVEEQGLGWINKTKRGIGRNTVTSGIEGAWTTHPTQWDNGYFEMLLNYEWELKKSPAGAWQWEPVNIKEEHKPVDVEDPSIRYNPIMTDADMAMKMDPDYRKISERFYKDPAYFSEVFARAWFKLTHRDMGPKVRYLGPWVPQENLIWQDPVPAGKSDYDVKAVKARIAATGIDSHELIATAWDSARTFRGSDMRGGANGARIRLAPQRDWLGNEPERLTRVLGKLEPIAAEFGISVADVIVLGGNLGVEQAANAAGVVLTVPFTPGRGDATQEMTDVESFEVLEPIHDGYRNWVKQSYAVKPEELLLDRTQLMGLTAVEMTVLVGGMRVLGTNYGGSQHGVFTDRVGALTNDFFVNLTDMAYTWEPAGENLYHIRNRKSGEVKWTATRVDLVFGSNSILRSYAELYAQKDNQDKFVRDFVAAWTKVMNADRFDVA, via the coding sequence ATGAATGACAATGATGCGAATCAATCGGGCAAATGCCCCTTTCCCCATGGTGACGTTGCGACTCCAGCCACGACGGGCAAGTGTCCCGTAATGCACGGTGGCAACACTTCTGCGGAGCAGGCCATGAAGAACTGGTGGCCCAACTCCCTCAACCTGGACATCCTGCACCAACACGACCGCAAGACCAACCCCATGGGCGAAGATTTTGACTACCGGGATGCGGTGCAATCACTCGATTTTGAGGCCCTTCGAAAGGACCTCACGGAACTGATGACCCACAGTCAGGACTGGTGGCCTGCGGACTGGGGACACTATGGTGGCCTGATGATTCGCATGTCCTGGCATGCTGCAGGCAGCTATCGCACGGCTGACGGGCGCGGTGGCGGAGGCACGGGTAATCAGCGCTTTGCTCCACTTAACTCTTGGCCCGACAATGCCAATCTTGACAAAGCGCGTCGTCTGCTCTGGCCGATCAAGCAAAAATATGGAAACAAGCTCAGTTGGGCGGACCTGATGATTCTGGCGGGCACCATTGCCTACGAATCCATGGGACTGAAGACCTTTGGATTCGGTTTCGGACGTGAAGACATCTGGCACCCTGAGAAGGATACCTACTGGGGTTCGGAAAAGGAGTGGCTCGCCAGCAGCCGTGAACGCTATGGCAGCGAAGATCGTGAAACGCTCGAAAATCCGCTTGCTGCCGTTCAGATGGGTTTGATCTACGTAAATCCAGAGGGAGTTGATGGGAACCCCGATCCGCTTCGCACGGCAAAGGATATTCGCGTGACCTTCGCCCGAATGGCGATGAACGACGAGGAGACAGTGGCTCTCACCGCAGGTGGACACACGGTGGGCAAATGCCACGGAAACGGTGATGCTTCGCTGCTTGGACCCGAACCTGAAGCAGCAGATGTTGAGGAACAAGGTCTGGGCTGGATCAATAAAACCAAACGCGGAATTGGCAGAAATACCGTTACCAGCGGTATTGAGGGAGCCTGGACAACCCATCCGACCCAGTGGGACAACGGATATTTTGAAATGCTGCTCAACTACGAGTGGGAACTCAAGAAAAGCCCCGCTGGTGCCTGGCAGTGGGAACCTGTCAACATCAAGGAAGAGCACAAACCTGTGGATGTCGAAGATCCATCGATCCGCTACAACCCAATCATGACCGATGCGGACATGGCGATGAAGATGGATCCTGACTACCGCAAGATATCCGAACGATTCTACAAGGACCCGGCTTATTTCTCCGAAGTCTTTGCACGGGCCTGGTTCAAGCTCACCCATCGTGACATGGGGCCAAAGGTTCGCTACCTGGGACCATGGGTGCCCCAGGAGAATCTAATCTGGCAGGACCCGGTTCCAGCGGGAAAATCCGACTATGATGTGAAGGCGGTCAAGGCACGTATCGCAGCGACTGGAATCGACTCTCACGAACTCATCGCAACCGCCTGGGACAGTGCTCGCACCTTCCGTGGATCGGACATGCGCGGAGGTGCCAACGGAGCACGCATCCGCCTTGCACCCCAGCGCGACTGGCTTGGAAATGAACCGGAACGCCTCACCCGCGTGCTGGGCAAGCTCGAACCTATCGCAGCCGAATTTGGGATCAGCGTTGCCGATGTCATCGTTCTTGGCGGCAACCTGGGCGTTGAGCAAGCGGCCAATGCCGCCGGCGTAGTTCTCACCGTTCCCTTCACTCCCGGTCGCGGTGACGCCACACAGGAAATGACGGATGTAGAGTCTTTTGAAGTGCTCGAACCCATCCATGATGGCTATCGCAACTGGGTCAAACAGTCCTACGCCGTCAAACCGGAGGAACTTCTGCTTGACCGCACGCAACTGATGGGATTGACCGCTGTTGAAATGACCGTGCTCGTCGGTGGGATGCGCGTGTTGGGAACCAACTACGGAGGGAGTCAACACGGGGTTTTCACGGACCGTGTGGGTGCGCTCACAAATGATTTTTTTGTGAACCTCACCGACATGGCCTACACGTGGGAACCTGCAGGTGAAAACCTCTATCACATCCGCAACCGCAAGAGTGGCGAGGTGAAGTGGACCGCAACACGAGTGGATCTGGTCTTCGGTTCAAACTCAATCCTCCGCTCCTACGCTGAGCTGTATGCGCAGAAGGATAATCAGGACAAGTTTGTGCGCGACTTTGTTGCCGCCTGGACCAAGGTCATGAACGCCGACCGTTTCGACGTAGCCTGA
- a CDS encoding class I SAM-dependent methyltransferase, whose protein sequence is MWDARYESNPFYYGRMPNDFLVSAASSIPKGRVLCLAEGEGRNSVFLARSGYEVTGVDFSEKAITHARSAALSSGVEVQYLHADLSEFDLGENCWHGIVSIFCHLPESLRKGLHQRIVRALRPGGVLVLESYSPEQLLLGTGGPKDPDMLLSWGQAQKELQGLEFELGHTLERMVFEGIGHTGASAVTQVIARKPG, encoded by the coding sequence ATGTGGGATGCCCGTTACGAATCCAACCCATTTTATTATGGAAGAATGCCCAACGACTTCCTCGTCAGTGCGGCATCGTCGATTCCCAAGGGACGAGTGCTCTGCCTGGCGGAGGGAGAAGGACGCAATTCAGTTTTCCTGGCACGTTCCGGCTATGAGGTGACGGGAGTTGATTTTTCGGAAAAGGCGATCACGCATGCGCGCAGTGCCGCACTATCCAGTGGAGTAGAGGTCCAATACCTGCATGCGGATCTCAGTGAATTCGACTTGGGTGAGAACTGCTGGCACGGCATCGTATCCATCTTTTGCCACCTGCCGGAATCCTTGCGAAAAGGACTGCACCAGCGCATTGTGCGTGCACTCCGACCAGGCGGGGTGTTGGTTCTGGAGTCCTATTCCCCGGAGCAATTACTGCTCGGAACCGGTGGTCCGAAGGACCCGGACATGCTATTGAGCTGGGGGCAGGCCCAGAAGGAGCTGCAAGGACTCGAGTTTGAGCTGGGACACACGCTCGAACGCATGGTTTTTGAAGGCATCGGCCATACGGGTGCGAGTGCTGTCACCCAAGTGATCGCCCGCAAACCAGGCTGA
- a CDS encoding exonuclease domain-containing protein: MISSDVLPGRWVVWDTETTGTNPGRDRLVSIAAVAIQGNEIVPEDSFECMVRIPFNSSAVVVHGITREETERQGIEEAEAVQAFSDFIGDAWLVGHHVAFDVIVLNHARLRHGHAILPNPAVDVMELVLKLEEHQCIPPRQDPHDFGLDALLEHFGMGKAGRHTAMGDSFLTAMIFLKLLNVCKGENLELLKQSMQYDIGTGSTR, encoded by the coding sequence ATGATATCGAGTGATGTGCTTCCCGGGCGCTGGGTGGTTTGGGATACCGAGACCACAGGCACGAATCCGGGGCGGGATCGACTGGTGTCGATTGCCGCAGTTGCGATTCAGGGAAATGAGATCGTCCCGGAAGACTCATTCGAGTGCATGGTTCGCATCCCTTTTAACTCGTCAGCAGTTGTGGTGCACGGGATCACACGGGAAGAGACGGAGAGGCAGGGAATCGAGGAAGCGGAAGCGGTGCAGGCATTTTCCGATTTTATCGGAGACGCCTGGCTTGTCGGACATCATGTGGCTTTTGACGTCATCGTGCTCAACCACGCCAGGCTTCGTCACGGGCATGCCATCCTTCCAAATCCGGCGGTGGATGTGATGGAGCTGGTTCTGAAACTCGAAGAACACCAGTGTATTCCCCCACGGCAGGATCCGCATGATTTTGGACTCGATGCACTGCTCGAGCACTTTGGCATGGGGAAAGCAGGGCGACACACCGCCATGGGGGACTCTTTTCTCACAGCCATGATTTTCCTCAAGTTGCTCAACGTCTGCAAAGGTGAAAATCTGGAGCTGTTGAAGCAGAGTATGCAATATGATATTGGAACCGGAAGCACACGATGA
- a CDS encoding DUF294 nucleotidyltransferase-like domain-containing protein — MKLSNSLFERIADFLKEYPPFLYMETRDLETIARKVRIKFHEKDEIVFEEGNRRRPLFYVVNKGSVRVTSQRRGKRELSDLRGIGDLLGTGHLLDPDGDYVNTAVTEEDTILYAVPWIEFANLLPLYPDVIRYLKANISLRSDFRIPSMADQVEMFPAEDEVDSLIGRIEQTTKLSEYSRNRFIACAPGETMQEVAFKMLYHKAEAIVVTSREGHPLGIVTKTDMAKVVQSGRAPKEARAKEFMSSPVITVEKNPRLGRCLRIMMKTGFQHLCLTEDGTPHSPACGVISERDLMLYYGNNPMVIIRQIGEINSFEELSHMRHRADMLTLHDLRSADSIGWFAEVVHDLNRNFVKKVIRLAMDTLRQEGSYMPPSSFCLVFAGLGGRKELFTRNAMDRGLIYRPDHPDHAQACANFYSKLAVHINEGLLKCGWTAHQLGYTENNPQWCQPLSEWKQYVSRWIETENLQELYRNLLWFDMLPGDGLEHLLDDLTLWRKARMDRNAGFIRRLARATLDHSPDSTVYESFNRPGEEGKPERFNMDAYVYVPLVDLGRLLAFAHGIHDVTSTYERFVRLTQIDKEHESIYQEAAEGFRISLLIIARTGLKEQTNGKWIDPSTLNSLEIQLVKSTFRTVLNLQNLIEERYLAPSEDAQ, encoded by the coding sequence ATGAAATTATCCAACAGTCTCTTTGAGCGCATTGCGGATTTCCTCAAGGAATACCCGCCGTTCCTGTACATGGAGACACGGGATCTGGAGACGATTGCACGCAAAGTGCGCATCAAGTTTCACGAAAAGGATGAAATCGTGTTTGAAGAGGGAAATCGCCGCCGTCCCCTCTTTTACGTGGTGAACAAAGGATCCGTGCGTGTGACAAGCCAAAGGCGGGGGAAAAGAGAACTCTCGGATCTCCGTGGAATCGGGGACTTGCTTGGCACCGGGCACCTGCTCGACCCGGATGGGGATTATGTCAATACGGCCGTTACGGAGGAAGATACGATTCTGTATGCAGTGCCATGGATTGAATTTGCGAACCTGCTACCGCTCTATCCGGACGTGATCCGATATCTGAAAGCGAACATCAGTCTGCGATCTGATTTTCGCATTCCCTCCATGGCGGATCAGGTCGAAATGTTTCCCGCAGAGGATGAAGTGGACTCTCTCATTGGTCGCATTGAACAGACGACCAAGTTGAGCGAGTATTCCCGCAATCGTTTCATCGCCTGTGCTCCAGGTGAGACGATGCAGGAAGTGGCGTTCAAGATGTTGTATCACAAGGCTGAAGCCATCGTGGTAACCAGTCGGGAAGGTCATCCTCTCGGCATCGTGACCAAGACGGACATGGCGAAAGTCGTGCAGTCCGGTCGTGCTCCGAAGGAGGCGAGGGCAAAGGAATTCATGAGTTCTCCCGTCATCACCGTGGAAAAAAATCCGCGCTTGGGACGTTGCCTGCGCATCATGATGAAAACCGGATTCCAACACCTTTGCCTGACGGAGGATGGCACTCCTCACAGTCCTGCCTGCGGAGTCATTTCGGAGCGGGATCTGATGCTGTACTATGGCAATAATCCGATGGTGATCATTCGGCAGATTGGAGAAATCAACAGCTTTGAGGAACTCAGCCACATGCGCCACCGCGCCGATATGCTGACCCTGCACGACCTGCGCAGCGCGGACAGTATCGGCTGGTTTGCAGAGGTGGTGCACGACCTCAACCGTAATTTTGTCAAAAAAGTGATTCGCCTCGCCATGGATACTTTGAGGCAAGAGGGCAGCTACATGCCGCCTTCAAGTTTTTGTCTGGTCTTCGCCGGGCTGGGCGGGCGCAAGGAACTCTTCACGCGCAATGCCATGGATCGGGGATTGATCTACCGGCCCGACCATCCTGACCATGCGCAGGCCTGTGCCAATTTCTACTCAAAACTGGCGGTCCACATCAATGAAGGACTGCTCAAGTGTGGATGGACCGCGCATCAGCTCGGCTATACCGAAAACAATCCGCAGTGGTGTCAACCGCTCAGCGAGTGGAAGCAATACGTGTCGCGGTGGATCGAAACGGAAAATTTACAGGAACTCTACCGCAACCTGCTCTGGTTCGACATGTTGCCGGGGGATGGACTTGAGCACTTGCTGGATGATCTCACCCTGTGGCGCAAGGCACGCATGGATCGGAATGCAGGGTTCATCCGTCGGTTGGCACGTGCGACACTTGACCATTCTCCAGACAGCACCGTGTATGAAAGCTTCAACCGTCCGGGGGAAGAGGGAAAACCCGAGCGCTTCAACATGGATGCCTATGTTTACGTGCCCTTGGTGGACCTTGGTCGATTGCTCGCATTTGCTCACGGGATTCATGATGTGACGTCGACATACGAGAGATTTGTGCGTCTCACCCAAATCGACAAAGAGCATGAATCGATCTATCAGGAGGCTGCAGAGGGATTTCGCATATCCCTGCTCATCATTGCTCGCACCGGTCTCAAGGAGCAGACCAATGGGAAATGGATTGACCCGAGCACGCTGAACAGTCTTGAAATCCAGCTGGTGAAGTCCACATTTCGTACGGTTCTGAACCTTCAGAATCTGATCGAGGAACGCTACCTCGCACCTTCGGAGGATGCGCAATGA